The following are from one region of the Novosphingobium humi genome:
- the rpsH gene encoding 30S ribosomal protein S8, translating into MALTDPLGDMLTRIRNGQQAKKDSVLSPASKLRSRVLEVLQREGYIRGYSEDATGAHPQLRIELKYFEGEPAIKHLARVSKPGRRVYSGSKELPVVRNGLGITIVSTPRGVLSDAEARAANVGGEVLAEVF; encoded by the coding sequence ATGGCATTGACCGATCCTCTGGGTGATATGCTCACCCGTATCCGCAACGGCCAGCAGGCGAAGAAGGATTCCGTCCTTTCGCCGGCTTCGAAGCTGCGTTCGCGCGTTCTCGAAGTGCTCCAGCGCGAAGGCTATATCCGTGGCTATTCGGAGGACGCCACCGGCGCCCATCCGCAGCTGCGCATCGAGCTGAAGTATTTCGAAGGCGAGCCCGCGATCAAGCATCTCGCTCGCGTCTCCAAGCCGGGTCGCCGTGTGTACTCGGGCAGCAAGGAACTGCCCGTGGTGCGTAACGGCCTTGGCATCACCATCGTCTCGACGCCCCGCGGCGTGCTTTCGGATGCCGAAGCGCGCGCTGCCAACGTCGGCGGCGAAGTGCTGGCGGAGGTGTTCTAA
- the rpsN gene encoding 30S ribosomal protein S14, whose protein sequence is MAKLSSINKNERRKALVKKYAAKYAKLKAVADDESADETERLIARLKLAEIPRNGNPTRVRNRCATTGRPRGYYRKFGLCRVELRDLANKGMIPGVTKSSW, encoded by the coding sequence ATGGCGAAACTGAGTTCGATCAACAAGAACGAGCGCCGTAAGGCCCTCGTCAAGAAGTACGCAGCTAAGTACGCGAAGCTGAAGGCTGTTGCTGACGATGAATCGGCTGATGAAACCGAGCGTCTGATTGCCCGCCTGAAGCTGGCCGAGATTCCCCGCAACGGGAACCCGACCCGCGTGCGCAACCGTTGCGCCACCACCGGCCGCCCGCGCGGCTACTATCGCAAGTTCGGCCTGTGCCGCGTTGAGCTGCGTGATCTTGCCAATAAGGGCATGATCCCCGGCGTGACGAAGTCGAGCTGGTAA
- the rplE gene encoding 50S ribosomal protein L5, with product MADKYTPRLKTKYDAEIAAAMTEKFGYKNALEIPKIEKITLNMGVGEGTQDRKKVQTAAAEMEAIAGQKPVVTRAKKSVAQFKLREGMAIGCKVTLRRERMYEFLDRLITIAMPRIRDFRGLNPKSFDGRGNYAMGLKEQIIFPEISYDQIDKVRGMDIIVTTSAKTDEEARELLRLFGFPFTATAEAKQAA from the coding sequence ATGGCTGATAAGTACACTCCGCGTCTCAAGACCAAGTATGACGCCGAAATCGCTGCTGCGATGACGGAAAAGTTTGGTTACAAGAACGCGCTCGAAATCCCGAAGATCGAAAAGATCACGCTCAACATGGGCGTGGGTGAAGGCACGCAGGACCGCAAGAAGGTCCAGACCGCTGCCGCCGAAATGGAAGCCATTGCCGGCCAGAAGCCGGTGGTGACCCGTGCCAAGAAGTCGGTTGCGCAGTTCAAGCTGCGTGAAGGCATGGCGATCGGTTGCAAGGTTACGCTGCGTCGCGAGCGTATGTACGAATTCCTTGACCGTCTGATCACGATCGCGATGCCCCGCATCCGCGACTTCCGTGGCCTGAATCCGAAGAGCTTCGACGGCCGTGGCAACTATGCCATGGGTCTGAAAGAGCAGATCATCTTCCCGGAAATCAGCTACGATCAGATCGACAAGGTGCGTGGCATGGACATCATCGTCACCACCTCGGCCAAGACCGACGAGGAAGCGCGCGAACTGCTGCGTCTCTTCGGTTTCCCGTTCACTGCCACCGCCGAAGCCAAGCAGGCGGCGTGA
- the rplX gene encoding 50S ribosomal protein L24, with translation MSAAKIKKGDNVIVRSGKDKGRTGTVLSVLPKEGKVVVTGVNVAARHRKPTQVNPQGGIERREAPMAISKVGLVDPKTGAATRIRFEEKDGKKVRVAVKSGEAIDG, from the coding sequence ATGTCCGCTGCTAAGATCAAGAAGGGCGACAATGTGATCGTCCGTTCGGGCAAGGACAAGGGCCGTACCGGCACCGTTCTGTCCGTCCTGCCTAAGGAAGGCAAGGTTGTGGTTACCGGCGTGAACGTCGCTGCCCGTCACCGCAAGCCGACCCAGGTGAACCCGCAGGGTGGCATCGAGCGTCGTGAGGCGCCGATGGCTATCAGCAAGGTTGGTCTCGTCGATCCGAAGACCGGTGCGGCAACCCGCATCCGCTTCGAGGAAAAGGACGGCAAGAAGGTCCGCGTGGCCGTGAAGTCCGGGGAGGCTATCGATGGCTGA
- the rplN gene encoding 50S ribosomal protein L14 — protein sequence MIQMQSQLDVADNSGAKRVQCIKVLGGSKRRTAGVGDIIVVSIKEAQPRAKVKKGDVHRAVIVRTRKDVRRPDGSVIRFDGNAAVLINKNAEPIGTRIFGPVVRELRAKGYMKIISLAPEVL from the coding sequence ATGATCCAGATGCAATCCCAGCTTGACGTCGCTGACAACAGCGGTGCCAAGCGCGTCCAGTGCATTAAGGTGCTGGGTGGATCGAAGCGTCGTACCGCTGGCGTTGGCGACATCATCGTGGTGTCGATCAAGGAAGCCCAGCCGCGCGCCAAGGTCAAGAAGGGCGACGTTCACCGCGCGGTGATCGTTCGTACCCGCAAGGACGTTCGCCGTCCCGACGGTTCGGTTATCCGTTTCGACGGTAACGCGGCTGTGCTGATCAACAAGAACGCGGAGCCCATCGGCACGCGTATCTTTGGCCCCGTCGTGCGCGAACTGCGCGCCAAGGGCTACATGAAGATCATCTCGCTGGCTCCGGAGGTTCTGTAA
- the rpsQ gene encoding 30S ribosomal protein S17 has protein sequence MPKRILIGTVVSDKTDKTVVVKVERKVKHPLYGKIIRRSKKYHAHDEDNAFKAGEVVRIEETAPISKLKSWKVIERVQAGKGVAVEADV, from the coding sequence ATGCCCAAGCGTATTCTTATCGGGACCGTGGTTTCCGACAAGACCGACAAGACCGTGGTCGTGAAGGTCGAGCGTAAGGTGAAGCACCCCCTTTATGGGAAGATCATCCGCCGTTCGAAGAAGTATCACGCCCACGACGAAGACAACGCCTTCAAAGCCGGCGAAGTTGTCCGCATCGAGGAAACCGCCCCGATCTCCAAGCTTAAGAGCTGGAAGGTGATCGAGCGGGTTCAGGCGGGCAAGGGCGTCGCTGTCGAGGCGGACGTCTAA
- the rpmC gene encoding 50S ribosomal protein L29: protein MTKIADLRAKSDDQLVAELGDLKREAFNLRFQAATNQLERPARIKEVRRDIARIKTLQSERSVAAKA from the coding sequence ATGACCAAGATCGCTGATCTGCGTGCCAAGAGCGATGACCAGCTGGTTGCCGAGCTGGGCGACCTGAAGCGCGAGGCTTTCAACCTCCGTTTCCAGGCCGCCACCAACCAGCTTGAGCGTCCTGCACGCATCAAGGAAGTGCGCCGCGACATCGCCCGCATCAAGACGCTCCAGAGTGAGCGTTCTGTTGCAGCGAAGGCGTAA
- the rplP gene encoding 50S ribosomal protein L16, producing the protein MLQPKKTKFRKAFKGRLHGNAKGGTDLNFGSYGLKAMEPERVTARQIEAARRAIQRHLRRQGRLWIRVFPDLPVSKKPAEVRQGKGKGSIEYWAARVKPGKILFELDGVSGELAAGAFERAAMKLPIKTKVVAKLGDTSHLGGE; encoded by the coding sequence ATGTTGCAACCGAAGAAGACCAAGTTCCGCAAGGCGTTCAAAGGCCGTCTGCACGGCAACGCCAAGGGCGGCACCGACCTGAACTTCGGTTCCTACGGCCTTAAGGCCATGGAGCCGGAGCGCGTCACCGCTCGTCAGATCGAAGCTGCACGTCGTGCCATTCAGCGTCACCTGCGTCGTCAGGGTCGCCTGTGGATCCGCGTGTTCCCCGATCTGCCCGTCTCGAAGAAGCCTGCTGAAGTCCGTCAGGGTAAGGGCAAGGGTTCGATCGAATATTGGGCTGCTCGCGTCAAGCCGGGCAAGATCCTGTTCGAACTGGACGGCGTTTCGGGTGAGCTGGCCGCCGGTGCGTTTGAGCGCGCCGCGATGAAGCTGCCGATCAAGACCAAGGTTGTCGCCAAGCTTGGCGACACCTCGCACCTGGGAGGCGAATAA
- the rpsC gene encoding 30S ribosomal protein S3 → MGHKSNPIGLRLQINRTWDSRWYAEGRSYGKLLEEDLKMRKFIFKTLPQAAISKVVIERPAKVCRVSIFAARPGVIIGKKGADIEKLRLQLAKFTGSDVKLNIVEIRKPEIDSKLVAQGIADQLIRRVAFRRAMKRAVQSALRLGAEGIKITCSGRLGGAEIARIEWYREGRVPLHTLRANIDYAEAEALTAYGIIGIKVWIFKGEILGHDPMAQDRLMMEAQTSGVRPAR, encoded by the coding sequence ATGGGTCATAAGAGCAACCCCATCGGTCTGCGCCTGCAGATCAACCGCACCTGGGACAGCCGCTGGTATGCGGAAGGTCGCAGCTACGGCAAGCTTCTTGAGGAAGACCTCAAGATGCGCAAGTTCATCTTCAAGACGCTGCCTCAGGCCGCGATCTCGAAGGTGGTGATCGAGCGTCCTGCCAAGGTGTGTCGCGTGTCGATCTTCGCTGCTCGTCCGGGCGTGATCATCGGCAAGAAGGGGGCAGACATTGAAAAGCTGCGCCTTCAGCTCGCCAAGTTCACAGGCAGCGACGTCAAGCTCAACATCGTCGAAATCCGCAAGCCGGAAATCGACTCGAAGCTTGTCGCTCAGGGCATTGCTGATCAGCTGATCCGCCGTGTTGCCTTCCGTCGCGCCATGAAGCGTGCCGTTCAGTCCGCGCTGCGTCTTGGTGCTGAAGGCATCAAGATCACCTGCTCGGGCCGTCTGGGTGGCGCTGAAATCGCGCGTATCGAATGGTATCGCGAAGGCCGCGTTCCGCTTCACACTCTGCGTGCGAACATCGACTATGCCGAAGCCGAGGCGCTCACCGCCTATGGTATCATCGGCATCAAGGTGTGGATCTTCAAGGGCGAAATCCTTGGTCACGATCCGATGGCGCAGGACCGTCTCATGATGGAGGCCCAGACCTCCGGCGTGCGTCCTGCACGTTGA
- the rplV gene encoding 50S ribosomal protein L22 translates to MSKPKAPRRVGDNEALSVGTQIRGSAQKLNLVAALIRNQKAEDALNILTFSKKAMAVDARKVLASAIANAENNHNLDVDSLVVVEASVGKSITMKRFHTRGRGKSTRILKPFSRLRIVVREVQEA, encoded by the coding sequence ATGAGCAAGCCTAAAGCTCCCCGTCGCGTTGGCGACAACGAAGCCCTGTCGGTCGGTACGCAGATCCGCGGCTCGGCTCAGAAGCTCAATCTGGTTGCGGCGCTTATCCGCAACCAGAAGGCTGAAGATGCGCTGAACATCCTGACCTTCTCGAAGAAGGCCATGGCGGTTGACGCTCGCAAGGTGCTGGCTTCGGCCATCGCCAACGCCGAAAACAACCACAACCTCGACGTGGACAGCCTCGTCGTGGTTGAGGCTTCGGTCGGCAAGTCGATCACGATGAAGCGCTTCCACACCCGCGGCCGTGGCAAGTCCACCCGCATCCTGAAGCCCTTCAGCCGTCTGCGCATTGTGGTGCGCGAAGTTCAGGAGGCCTGA
- the rpsS gene encoding 30S ribosomal protein S19 — protein sequence MARSVWKGPFVDLHLLKKAEVAQDAGNRAGPIKTWSRRSTILPTFVGLTFNVYNGHKFIPVSVNEDMVGHKLGEFAPTRTFPGHAADKKGKR from the coding sequence ATGGCTCGTTCCGTCTGGAAAGGTCCTTTCGTCGACCTGCACCTGCTGAAAAAGGCCGAGGTCGCCCAGGATGCTGGCAACCGTGCCGGCCCGATCAAGACCTGGTCGCGTCGGTCGACGATCCTGCCGACGTTCGTTGGTTTGACGTTCAACGTCTACAACGGGCATAAGTTCATCCCCGTGTCCGTGAATGAGGACATGGTCGGCCACAAGCTGGGCGAATTCGCGCCGACGCGCACGTTCCCCGGCCACGCCGCTGACAAGAAGGGCAAGCGCTGA
- the rplB gene encoding 50S ribosomal protein L2, translated as MALKSYNPTSPARRGLVLVDKSALWKGKPVKALTEGKSKTGGRNNKGHVTSRGIGGGHKQRYRFIDFKRRKWDQPATVERLEYDPNRTAFIALVKYEDGEQTYIIAPQRLAVGDTIVAGEKTDVKPGNAMLLSQIPVGTIIHNVEMKPGKGGQIARSAGTYVQVVGRDRGLVIVRLNSGEQRYLRGDCMGTVGAVSNPDNANTNLAKAGRNRWLGQRPLTRGVAKNPVDHPHGGGEGRTSGGRHPVTPWGKPTKGARTRHNKKTDGMIIRSRHAKKKR; from the coding sequence ATGGCACTCAAGAGCTATAACCCGACCAGCCCGGCCCGTCGTGGCCTCGTTCTGGTTGACAAGAGCGCCCTCTGGAAGGGCAAGCCGGTCAAGGCGCTTACCGAAGGTAAGAGCAAGACCGGTGGTCGTAACAACAAAGGTCACGTGACCAGCCGCGGTATCGGCGGTGGCCACAAGCAGCGCTATCGTTTCATCGATTTCAAGCGTCGCAAGTGGGACCAGCCGGCAACCGTTGAGCGTCTGGAATATGACCCCAACCGCACCGCGTTCATCGCCCTCGTCAAGTACGAAGACGGTGAGCAGACCTACATTATCGCACCGCAGCGTCTGGCTGTCGGCGACACCATTGTCGCTGGCGAAAAGACCGACGTGAAGCCCGGCAATGCCATGCTTCTGTCGCAGATCCCGGTCGGCACCATCATCCACAACGTGGAAATGAAGCCGGGCAAGGGTGGTCAGATCGCTCGTTCGGCCGGCACCTATGTGCAGGTCGTGGGCCGTGACCGTGGTCTGGTGATCGTTCGTCTGAACTCGGGCGAACAGCGCTACCTGCGTGGCGATTGCATGGGCACCGTTGGCGCCGTGTCGAACCCCGACAACGCCAACACCAACCTTGCAAAGGCCGGTCGCAACCGTTGGCTTGGCCAGCGTCCGCTTACCCGCGGCGTTGCCAAGAACCCGGTCGACCACCCGCATGGTGGTGGTGAAGGCCGTACTTCGGGCGGTCGTCATCCTGTTACGCCGTGGGGCAAGCCTACCAAGGGCGCTCGCACCCGTCATAACAAGAAGACTGACGGTATGATCATCCGCTCGCGTCATGCGAAGAAGAAGAGGTAA
- a CDS encoding 50S ribosomal protein L23, which produces MAKDSIDTRHYDVIVAPHITEKTTLLSENNAVVFKVAERATKPEIKAAVEALFGVKVTGVNTLTQKGKTKRWKGKPYKRTDVKKAVVTLAEGQSIDVTSGI; this is translated from the coding sequence ATGGCTAAGGACAGCATCGACACGCGTCATTATGACGTGATCGTGGCGCCCCACATCACCGAAAAGACCACGTTGCTCTCCGAGAACAACGCGGTGGTCTTCAAGGTGGCCGAACGCGCGACCAAGCCTGAAATCAAGGCTGCGGTCGAGGCTCTGTTCGGCGTGAAGGTGACGGGTGTGAACACCCTGACCCAGAAGGGCAAGACCAAGCGCTGGAAGGGCAAGCCCTACAAGCGCACCGACGTCAAGAAGGCCGTTGTGACCCTGGCTGAAGGCCAGTCGATCGACGTGACCAGCGGGATCTGA
- the rplD gene encoding 50S ribosomal protein L4 produces the protein MVKVTLQNLDGSAAAGEIELNDAVFGLEPRADILHRVVTWQLENRRGTARGARERSDVARTGKKFGNQKGGGTARHGDRKAPIFIGGGKAHGPRVRDFSLSLNKKIRALGLKLALSSKVNSGLVVVENLELAEAKTKALAATLAKAGYAGKVLVIDGEAVNENFARAAGNIVGVNVLPAVGANVYDILKHDTLVLTRAAVEKLEARFNG, from the coding sequence GTGGTCAAGGTAACTCTGCAAAACCTCGACGGTTCGGCCGCTGCTGGCGAAATCGAACTGAACGATGCGGTGTTCGGCCTCGAGCCGCGCGCTGACATTCTGCACCGTGTTGTCACCTGGCAGCTGGAAAACCGTCGCGGCACCGCCCGTGGCGCTCGCGAGCGCAGCGATGTGGCCCGCACCGGCAAGAAGTTCGGCAACCAGAAGGGTGGCGGTACTGCCCGTCATGGCGACCGCAAGGCTCCGATCTTCATCGGCGGTGGTAAGGCTCATGGTCCTCGCGTCCGTGACTTCAGCCTGTCGCTGAACAAGAAGATCCGTGCGCTCGGCCTCAAGCTCGCTCTGTCCTCGAAGGTCAACAGCGGTCTGGTGGTCGTTGAGAACCTGGAACTGGCGGAAGCCAAGACCAAGGCTCTGGCTGCAACGCTCGCCAAGGCTGGCTATGCCGGCAAGGTGCTGGTGATTGACGGCGAAGCGGTGAACGAGAACTTCGCCCGCGCCGCAGGCAACATCGTCGGCGTGAACGTTCTGCCCGCCGTGGGCGCGAATGTTTACGACATCCTGAAGCATGACACGCTGGTGCTGACCCGCGCCGCTGTCGAGAAGCTGGAGGCCCGTTTCAATGGCTAA
- the rplC gene encoding 50S ribosomal protein L3 has protein sequence MRTGVIAKKVGMTRLFQEDGRHVPVTVLSLEDCQVVSVRTAERDGYVALQLGAGAAKQKNVNKPQREHFAKAEVPLKMEVAEFRVADDAVLEVGSTIAASHFVSGQLVDITGHTQGKGFSGAMKRWGFGGMRATHGVSISHRAHGSTGNRQDPGRVFKNKKMAGHQGDRQRTQQNLEVVRTDDERGLVFVKGSVPGAKNGWLLVRDSVKVARHADAPYPAAIKSAVVDAAPAVEAAEGQEG, from the coding sequence ATGCGCACCGGCGTGATCGCTAAGAAGGTGGGGATGACTCGCCTTTTCCAGGAAGATGGACGTCACGTTCCTGTGACTGTTCTGTCGCTGGAAGACTGCCAGGTGGTTTCGGTTCGTACCGCTGAGCGCGACGGTTATGTCGCTCTGCAGCTGGGTGCGGGCGCCGCCAAGCAAAAGAATGTCAACAAGCCGCAGCGCGAGCACTTCGCCAAGGCTGAAGTTCCGCTGAAGATGGAAGTTGCCGAATTCCGTGTGGCCGATGACGCCGTGCTGGAGGTCGGTTCGACCATCGCTGCCTCGCACTTCGTGTCGGGCCAGCTGGTTGACATCACCGGCCACACCCAGGGTAAGGGCTTCTCGGGCGCTATGAAGCGCTGGGGCTTCGGCGGTATGCGCGCCACCCATGGTGTGTCGATCTCTCACCGTGCGCATGGTTCGACGGGTAACCGTCAGGATCCGGGCCGCGTCTTCAAGAACAAGAAGATGGCCGGTCATCAGGGTGATCGTCAGCGCACCCAACAGAATCTCGAAGTTGTCCGCACCGATGATGAGCGCGGTCTGGTCTTCGTCAAGGGCTCGGTGCCCGGCGCGAAGAACGGCTGGTTGCTCGTTCGCGATTCGGTCAAGGTCGCTCGTCATGCCGACGCTCCGTACCCCGCCGCTATCAAGTCGGCTGTGGTCGATGCTGCTCCGGCTGTTGAAGCTGCCGAAGGTCAGGAGGGCTAA
- the rpsJ gene encoding 30S ribosomal protein S10, with protein sequence MEAQNIRIRLKAFDHRVLDQATGEIADTARRTGALIRGPIPLPTKIEKFCVNRGPHIDKKSREQFEVRTYKRLLDIVQPNAATVDALMKLDLAAGVNVEIKLA encoded by the coding sequence ATGGAAGCTCAAAACATCCGCATTCGCCTGAAGGCATTCGATCATCGCGTGCTGGATCAGGCCACCGGCGAGATCGCCGACACCGCCCGTCGTACGGGCGCACTCATCCGCGGGCCCATTCCGCTGCCGACCAAGATCGAGAAGTTCTGCGTTAACCGCGGACCCCACATCGACAAGAAGTCGCGCGAGCAGTTTGAAGTTCGCACCTACAAGCGTCTGCTGGACATCGTTCAGCCCAACGCTGCGACCGTCGATGCGCTCATGAAGCTCGATCTCGCCGCAGGCGTCAACGTTGAAATCAAGCTGGCATAA